A section of the Stenotrophomonas sp. 364 genome encodes:
- a CDS encoding SCO family protein, protein MRAVLAALLGGVLLAGCGNADAPIMGQAALDAVALQASDGRTVSIHGLRGKPTLLFFGFTHCPEVCPLSLLKAVQLKRRLGPLGADLQVVFVTIDPKRDTPAHLREYLAAFDPTFIGLSGDEAGTRAIAESLRVSYRQVGEGDAATFEHTASWFLLGADGTLQDVLGYALTDAEMDARLRAKLTVPGA, encoded by the coding sequence ATGCGCGCCGTGCTGGCGGCCCTGCTCGGCGGAGTGCTGCTGGCGGGCTGTGGTAACGCCGACGCACCAATCATGGGCCAGGCCGCATTGGACGCGGTGGCATTGCAGGCCAGCGACGGCCGCACCGTGTCGATCCACGGTCTGCGCGGCAAGCCCACGCTGCTGTTCTTCGGCTTTACCCACTGTCCGGAAGTGTGCCCGTTGAGCCTGTTGAAAGCGGTCCAGCTCAAACGCCGGCTGGGCCCGCTGGGTGCGGACCTGCAGGTGGTCTTCGTGACCATCGATCCAAAGCGCGATACGCCCGCCCACCTGCGCGAGTACCTGGCCGCCTTCGATCCAACCTTCATCGGCCTGAGCGGCGACGAGGCCGGTACCCGCGCCATCGCAGAAAGCCTGCGGGTCAGCTACCGGCAGGTGGGCGAGGGGGATGCGGCAACCTTCGAACATACCGCGTCGTGGTTCCTGCTGGGTGCCGATGGCACGCTGCAGGATGTGCTGGGCTATGCGCTCACCGATGCGGAGATGGATGCCCGGCTGCGCGCGAAACTGACGGTCCCCGGCGCGTGA
- a CDS encoding copper chaperone PCu(A)C: MSALTVHRLSCLGLAAVMWLAASPPATAATTPSTPAAVVASEAWVRLPPPAAGVAAGYVELHNGGAANRLVAASAAGFGQVQIHAMRMDGEVMRMQALPDGLALPAGRITSLRPGSYHLMLMMPKRPLQEGQQVRVRLQFVHGDALPVDFVVRDGMGGQAGQHGAER; the protein is encoded by the coding sequence ATGAGCGCGCTCACCGTGCACCGCCTGTCCTGCCTTGGCCTGGCGGCCGTGATGTGGCTGGCGGCGTCGCCGCCGGCAACGGCCGCCACCACGCCATCCACCCCCGCAGCCGTGGTCGCCAGCGAAGCCTGGGTGCGGTTGCCGCCGCCCGCTGCGGGCGTGGCTGCCGGCTATGTGGAGCTGCACAACGGGGGCGCCGCCAACCGTCTGGTGGCGGCCAGCGCGGCAGGCTTCGGCCAGGTGCAGATCCACGCGATGCGCATGGACGGCGAGGTCATGCGCATGCAGGCACTGCCCGATGGGCTGGCGCTGCCGGCAGGGAGGATCACCTCGCTGCGGCCCGGCAGTTACCACCTGATGCTGATGATGCCCAAGCGCCCGCTGCAAGAGGGCCAGCAGGTGCGGGTGCGCCTCCAGTTCGTCCATGGCGACGCGCTCCCGGTGGATTTCGTGGTGCGTGATGGCATGGGTGGGCAGGCCGGCCAGCACGGAGCGGAACGGTGA
- the cyoD gene encoding cytochrome o ubiquinol oxidase subunit IV, whose protein sequence is MSPSASETDHGGGHATLKGYIIGLLLCLVLTGASFGVVMGGWVPQPLRLTAIVVLCVVQLVAQLVLFLHIGAGRSQRENTGIFLCTAFLIAIVVAGSLWVMHNATQNMMPMQV, encoded by the coding sequence ATGAGCCCGAGCGCTTCTGAAACCGATCACGGTGGCGGCCACGCCACCCTCAAGGGCTACATCATCGGCCTGCTGCTGTGCCTGGTGCTCACCGGTGCCTCGTTCGGCGTGGTGATGGGCGGGTGGGTGCCGCAGCCGCTGCGCCTGACCGCCATCGTGGTGCTGTGCGTGGTGCAGCTGGTGGCGCAGCTGGTGCTGTTCCTGCACATCGGCGCGGGTCGCAGCCAGCGCGAGAACACCGGCATCTTCCTGTGCACGGCGTTCCTGATCGCCATTGTCGTCGCCGGGTCGTTGTGGGTCATGCACAACGCGACCCAGAACATGATGCCGATGCAGGTATGA
- the cyoC gene encoding cytochrome o ubiquinol oxidase subunit III, whose amino-acid sequence MSGDTLTAASQHGQLAAGHHDHAHEHHDDGSKTVVGFWMYLMGDCLIFAVLFATFGVLLNGTADGPSGKELFKLGFALSETVVLLLSSFTFGLAMLGLQANKRNQVVGWLATTGLLGAVFIGMELYEFAELIHEGATPDVSAYLSAYFTLVATHGLHVTFGLLWLAIMIHQVLKFGLDGIVRRRLACLSLFWHFLDLIWICVFTFVYLREFV is encoded by the coding sequence ATGAGCGGCGATACCTTGACCGCTGCTTCGCAGCACGGGCAGCTCGCGGCCGGTCACCATGACCACGCCCACGAGCACCACGACGACGGCAGCAAGACCGTCGTCGGGTTCTGGATGTACCTGATGGGCGACTGCCTGATCTTCGCGGTGTTGTTTGCCACCTTCGGGGTGCTGCTCAACGGCACCGCCGACGGCCCGTCGGGCAAGGAGCTGTTCAAGCTGGGCTTCGCGTTGTCCGAAACAGTGGTGCTGCTGCTGAGCAGCTTCACCTTCGGCCTGGCGATGCTGGGGCTGCAGGCCAACAAGCGCAACCAGGTGGTCGGCTGGCTGGCCACCACCGGGCTGCTCGGTGCGGTGTTCATCGGCATGGAGCTGTATGAGTTCGCCGAGCTGATCCATGAAGGCGCCACCCCGGACGTGAGCGCCTACCTGTCGGCGTACTTCACCCTGGTGGCCACCCATGGCCTGCACGTCACCTTCGGCCTGCTGTGGCTGGCGATCATGATCCACCAGGTGCTGAAGTTCGGGCTGGACGGCATCGTCCGCCGCCGCCTGGCCTGCCTGAGCCTGTTCTGGCACTTCCTGGACCTGATCTGGATCTGTGTCTTCACCTTCGTCTACCTGCGGGAGTTCGTATGA
- the cyoB gene encoding cytochrome o ubiquinol oxidase subunit I produces MLGKLNLEAIPYHDPIIMSALAGSLLLGAAIVAAITYYKKWGYIWTEWITSVDHKKIGVMYILLALVMLVRGFADALMMRAQQAIAANDAAGYLPPEHYDQIFTAHGVIMIFFVATPLIVGLMNLVVPLQIGARDVAFPFVNSLSFWLSAVGAVLVMLSMFVGDFAATGWVAYPPLSGIEYSPTVGVDYYIWSLQVSGIGTTLTGLNFIVTILKMRAPGMDLMKMPVFTWTALITNILIVAIFPVLTATLALLTMDRYFGMHFFTNDAGGNAMMYVNLIWIWGHPEVYVLILPCFGAFSEIIATFSGKPLFGYRSMVYATCSIGVLSFFVWLHHFFTMGSGANVNAFFGIMTSIISIPTGVKLFNWLFTMYRGRIRYHSSTMWTIGFMVTFALGGMTGVMLAIPGADFVLHNSLFLIAHFHNVIIGGVVFGCLAGITFWFPKAFGFTLNERWGKISFWCWLVGFYLAFMPLYVLGFKGMTRRMNHYAVEGWQPWLIVAAIGALVIAAGIAAMFIQFYVSVRDRKANLDLTGDPWNARSLEWATSSPPPFYNFARTPVITSLEQHWDDKQRGTAWQRPDHYEDIHMPRNTGAGVVISVFSLVLCFALVWHMWALAAIGLVGVIATFVLRSYDRDVDYYVPAAEVKRIEDAHFAQMEGAKA; encoded by the coding sequence GTGCTTGGAAAGTTGAACCTCGAAGCAATTCCCTACCACGACCCGATCATCATGTCGGCGCTGGCAGGCTCGCTGCTGCTCGGCGCGGCGATCGTCGCGGCGATCACCTACTACAAGAAGTGGGGCTACATCTGGACCGAGTGGATCACCTCGGTGGACCACAAGAAGATCGGCGTGATGTACATCCTGCTGGCGCTGGTCATGCTGGTGCGCGGCTTCGCCGATGCGCTGATGATGCGCGCCCAGCAGGCGATCGCGGCCAATGACGCGGCCGGCTACCTGCCACCGGAACACTACGACCAGATCTTCACCGCGCATGGCGTGATCATGATCTTCTTCGTGGCAACCCCGCTCATCGTCGGCTTGATGAACCTGGTGGTGCCGTTGCAGATCGGCGCGCGCGACGTCGCCTTCCCGTTCGTCAACTCGCTCAGTTTCTGGCTGTCGGCGGTGGGCGCGGTGCTGGTGATGCTGTCGATGTTCGTGGGCGACTTCGCCGCGACCGGCTGGGTGGCCTATCCGCCGCTGTCGGGGATCGAGTACAGCCCCACGGTCGGCGTGGACTACTACATCTGGTCGCTGCAGGTCTCCGGTATCGGCACCACGCTGACCGGCCTGAACTTCATCGTCACCATCCTCAAGATGCGTGCGCCGGGCATGGACCTGATGAAGATGCCGGTGTTCACCTGGACCGCGCTGATCACCAACATCCTGATCGTGGCGATCTTCCCGGTGCTGACCGCGACCCTGGCGCTGCTGACCATGGACCGCTACTTCGGCATGCACTTCTTCACCAATGATGCCGGCGGCAACGCCATGATGTACGTCAATCTGATCTGGATCTGGGGCCACCCGGAAGTCTACGTACTGATCCTGCCGTGCTTCGGCGCGTTCTCGGAGATCATCGCCACGTTCTCGGGCAAGCCGCTGTTCGGCTACCGCTCGATGGTGTACGCGACCTGTTCGATCGGCGTGCTGTCGTTCTTCGTCTGGCTGCACCACTTCTTCACCATGGGCTCGGGCGCCAACGTGAATGCCTTCTTCGGCATCATGACCTCGATCATCTCCATCCCCACCGGGGTGAAGCTGTTCAACTGGCTGTTCACCATGTACCGCGGCCGCATCCGCTACCACTCCTCGACGATGTGGACGATCGGCTTCATGGTCACCTTCGCGCTGGGTGGCATGACCGGCGTGATGCTGGCCATCCCGGGTGCGGACTTCGTGCTGCACAACAGCCTGTTCCTGATCGCGCACTTCCATAACGTGATCATCGGCGGCGTGGTGTTCGGCTGCCTGGCCGGGATCACCTTCTGGTTCCCGAAGGCGTTCGGCTTCACCCTCAATGAGCGCTGGGGCAAGATCTCGTTCTGGTGCTGGCTGGTGGGCTTCTATCTGGCCTTCATGCCGCTGTACGTGCTCGGCTTCAAGGGCATGACCCGGCGCATGAACCACTACGCGGTGGAAGGCTGGCAGCCCTGGTTGATCGTGGCCGCCATCGGCGCGCTGGTCATTGCAGCCGGCATCGCAGCCATGTTCATCCAGTTCTACGTGAGCGTGCGCGACCGCAAGGCCAACCTGGACCTGACCGGCGACCCGTGGAACGCGCGCAGCCTGGAATGGGCCACGTCCTCGCCGCCGCCGTTCTACAACTTCGCCAGGACGCCGGTCATCACTTCGCTGGAGCAGCATTGGGACGACAAGCAGCGCGGCACCGCGTGGCAGCGCCCGGACCATTACGAGGACATCCATATGCCGCGCAACACCGGCGCCGGGGTGGTGATCTCGGTGTTCAGCCTGGTGCTGTGCTTTGCCCTGGTCTGGCACATGTGGGCGCTGGCGGCGATTGGCCTGGTCGGTGTGATCGCCACCTTCGTGCTGCGCTCCTACGACCGTGACGTGGACTATTACGTGCCCGCCGCCGAGGTGAAGCGCATCGAAGACGCGCATTTCGCGCAGATGGAAGGAGCCAAGGCATGA
- the cyoA gene encoding ubiquinol oxidase subunit II, whose amino-acid sequence MNPATHTARRAAMAGAARAGRWFGLAALLPLLTGCKNLELFNPMGSIAEQEMQLILVCTGLMLLVVIPVIILTLYFAWRYRASNTKATYAPDWSHSTAIEVVIWTIPCLIIVVLAVLIWKSTHALDPYKPIASDKAPLRVEVVSLNWKWLFIYPDHNVATINELVMPVDTPVAFKLTSESMMNAFFVPQLGSMVYTMPAMQTRLHLIGHTPGTYAGMSSAYSGSGFSDMKFPARVVTDADFQVWLDQARSSNDHLGAARLAALEVPTHGAPLQRFSGVDTGLFDSIVARYHGMADDEICLPGEEPGATPQTLSLAVPASRTAEN is encoded by the coding sequence ATGAACCCCGCTACACACACCGCTCGCCGCGCCGCCATGGCCGGTGCAGCCCGCGCCGGACGCTGGTTCGGACTGGCAGCGTTGCTGCCATTGCTCACCGGGTGCAAGAACCTGGAACTGTTCAACCCCATGGGCAGCATCGCCGAACAGGAGATGCAGCTGATCCTGGTGTGCACCGGCCTGATGCTGCTGGTGGTGATTCCGGTGATCATCCTCACCCTGTACTTTGCCTGGCGCTACCGCGCCTCCAACACCAAGGCCACCTACGCCCCGGACTGGTCGCATTCCACCGCCATCGAGGTGGTGATCTGGACCATTCCGTGTCTGATCATCGTGGTGCTGGCCGTGCTGATCTGGAAGAGCACGCACGCGCTGGACCCCTACAAGCCGATCGCGTCGGACAAGGCGCCGCTGCGCGTGGAAGTGGTGTCGTTGAACTGGAAGTGGCTGTTCATCTACCCCGACCACAACGTGGCCACGATCAACGAACTGGTGATGCCGGTGGATACGCCGGTGGCCTTCAAGCTCACCTCCGAGTCGATGATGAACGCCTTCTTCGTGCCGCAGCTGGGCAGCATGGTCTACACCATGCCGGCCATGCAGACGCGCCTGCACCTGATCGGGCATACCCCGGGCACCTATGCCGGGATGTCGTCGGCCTACAGCGGTTCGGGCTTCTCGGACATGAAGTTCCCGGCCCGCGTGGTCACCGATGCCGACTTCCAGGTCTGGCTGGACCAGGCCCGCAGCAGCAACGACCACCTCGGCGCCGCGCGCCTGGCCGCGCTGGAAGTGCCTACCCATGGCGCGCCGTTGCAGCGTTTCAGTGGCGTGGATACCGGCCTGTTCGACAGCATCGTCGCCCGTTACCACGGCATGGCCGATGACGAGATCTGCCTGCCGGGCGAAGAGCCCGGGGCCACCCCTCAGACGTTGAGCCTGGCCGTGCCTGCCAGCCGTACCGCGGAGAACTGA
- a CDS encoding PLP-dependent aminotransferase family protein, translated as MQWNTLIADGHGPVYLRIVQALERAVWSGALRPGQRLPAQRVLANDLGVDLTTVTRAFTEARKRGLIDARGPQGTFVAPPQVELAQLVDLSMNLPPSPGGGQVADMLQRGLATVLSRSDASNLMTYHVGGGSRADHLAAQQWLKPILGRLDSDRLVVTEGAQAALSALLLALTTAGDVILCEPLVYPGLLHAARVLQRTLRVVECDEHGMLPSALRRHARATGARVVYLNPTAQNPTARTMPEARRMALADVLRSLDLRLIEDDPYWLLVDDAPAPLALLAPQHTCYISTLSKCLSPGLHTGFVHLPDGVARQDVLDALRAVNLMAPPLMNALVTQLILDGSAATLLKLVQEEAAERRYLAQSTLSPRFLQHCAGVHAWCRLPAQWTDASLTHAARLQGLGIAPSSAFTPQGVAINDAVRISLGAAASRQELHRALRQLDQLMHVASSGSTELTI; from the coding sequence ATGCAGTGGAACACTCTCATCGCCGACGGCCACGGGCCGGTCTACCTGCGCATCGTGCAGGCCCTGGAGCGCGCGGTCTGGTCCGGCGCGCTGCGGCCCGGCCAGCGCCTGCCGGCGCAGCGCGTGCTGGCCAATGACCTGGGCGTTGACCTGACCACTGTCACCCGTGCCTTCACCGAGGCGCGCAAGCGCGGCCTGATCGATGCACGCGGGCCCCAGGGAACGTTCGTCGCCCCGCCCCAGGTGGAGCTGGCGCAGCTGGTGGACCTGAGCATGAACCTGCCGCCCAGCCCCGGCGGCGGACAGGTGGCCGACATGCTGCAGCGTGGCCTGGCCACCGTGCTCAGCCGCAGCGACGCCAGCAACCTGATGACCTACCACGTCGGCGGTGGCAGCCGCGCCGACCACCTGGCCGCACAGCAATGGCTCAAGCCGATCCTGGGCAGGCTGGACAGCGACCGGCTGGTAGTCACCGAAGGCGCGCAGGCCGCGCTGTCGGCACTGCTGCTGGCGCTCACCACTGCCGGCGATGTCATCCTGTGCGAACCGCTGGTGTATCCCGGCCTGCTGCACGCGGCGCGGGTGCTGCAGCGCACGTTGCGGGTGGTGGAGTGCGACGAGCACGGCATGCTGCCCAGCGCATTGCGCCGCCACGCGCGTGCCACGGGTGCGCGCGTGGTCTACCTCAACCCCACGGCGCAGAACCCGACCGCGCGCACCATGCCCGAAGCACGCCGGATGGCCCTGGCCGACGTGCTGCGCAGCCTGGACCTGCGCTTGATCGAAGACGACCCGTACTGGCTGCTGGTCGACGATGCCCCTGCCCCGCTCGCCCTGCTGGCGCCGCAGCACACCTGCTACATCTCCACCTTGTCCAAGTGCCTCAGCCCGGGCCTGCATACCGGTTTTGTGCACCTGCCCGACGGTGTGGCACGGCAGGACGTGCTCGATGCACTGCGCGCGGTCAACCTGATGGCGCCGCCGCTGATGAACGCGCTGGTGACCCAGCTGATCCTTGACGGGTCGGCGGCCACCCTGCTGAAGCTGGTGCAGGAAGAAGCCGCCGAGCGTCGCTATCTGGCGCAGTCCACGTTGTCGCCCCGCTTCCTGCAGCACTGTGCCGGCGTGCATGCGTGGTGCCGGCTGCCCGCCCAGTGGACCGACGCCAGCCTGACCCATGCGGCGCGGTTGCAGGGGCTGGGCATCGCCCCGTCGTCAGCGTTCACCCCGCAGGGCGTGGCGATCAATGACGCCGTGCGCATCTCACTGGGCGCGGCGGCGAGCCGGCAGGAGTTGCACCGGGCGCTGCGGCAGCTGGACCAGTTGATGCACGTGGCCAGCAGCGGCAGCACGGAATTGACCATTTGA
- a CDS encoding helix-turn-helix domain-containing protein: MKTGSEEDQWREDCAPRRVLELFSTKWTSMVLHTLAVRHDGTARSNALHRSLPDISKKMLIQTLREMEGAGIVLRTAFPTVPPSVEYSLTPLGRQLVEPIELIYDWARRNAGALDALQPRTTSRRR, translated from the coding sequence ATGAAAACCGGCAGCGAGGAAGATCAATGGCGTGAAGACTGCGCCCCACGGCGGGTGCTGGAGCTGTTCAGCACCAAGTGGACCTCGATGGTGCTGCACACCCTGGCCGTGCGCCACGACGGCACCGCGCGCAGCAATGCGCTGCACCGCAGCCTGCCGGACATCTCCAAGAAGATGTTGATCCAGACCCTGCGGGAGATGGAAGGCGCGGGCATCGTGCTGCGCACGGCGTTTCCCACCGTTCCCCCCTCGGTGGAGTATTCGCTCACGCCGCTGGGCCGGCAACTGGTGGAGCCGATCGAGCTGATCTACGACTGGGCGCGGCGCAACGCCGGTGCCCTGGATGCACTGCAACCCCGCACCACATCACGCCGCCGGTAG
- a CDS encoding SDR family oxidoreductase, with product MNNTALVVGATGIVGSALIRELQGAGWAVHGLARSPGALPAGVGAVAADLRDAQATRVALAGLAPTHVFITTWSRQANEAENIRVNAAMVRHLLDAVRPAGSVRHVALVTGLKHYLGPFEAYAQGALPQTPFREEQPRLDVDNFYYAQEDEVFAAAARDGFSWSVHRPHTVIGPAVGNAMNMGTTLAVYATLCRHLGRPFYFPGSSAQWNGLTDMTDAGLLARHLLWATQTPAAFNQAFNVVNGDVFRWRWMWERIAAWFDLEPAPFTGEVRPLEQQMVNDAAAWSALAAEHGLVEPDIHRLISPWHTDADLGRPLEVITDMSKSRRLGFLDYQPSDDAFFALFAQLRARRLIP from the coding sequence ATGAACAACACGGCACTTGTGGTGGGCGCAACCGGCATCGTCGGCAGCGCATTGATCCGGGAACTGCAGGGAGCGGGCTGGGCAGTACACGGCCTGGCGCGCTCGCCCGGCGCCCTGCCCGCCGGCGTCGGCGCGGTGGCGGCGGATCTGCGCGACGCGCAGGCCACGCGCGTCGCACTGGCGGGCCTGGCGCCGACCCACGTGTTCATCACCACCTGGTCGCGGCAGGCCAATGAGGCGGAGAACATCCGGGTCAACGCTGCGATGGTGCGGCACCTGCTCGATGCAGTGCGTCCGGCCGGCTCGGTCCGGCACGTGGCGCTGGTGACCGGCCTGAAGCACTACCTGGGGCCGTTCGAGGCCTACGCGCAGGGTGCGCTCCCACAGACCCCGTTCCGCGAGGAGCAGCCGCGCCTGGACGTGGACAACTTCTACTACGCGCAGGAGGACGAAGTGTTCGCCGCCGCCGCGCGCGATGGATTCAGTTGGAGCGTGCATCGCCCGCACACGGTGATCGGCCCGGCGGTGGGCAATGCCATGAACATGGGCACCACGTTGGCGGTCTACGCCACGCTGTGCCGACACCTGGGGCGTCCGTTCTACTTCCCGGGGTCGTCGGCGCAGTGGAACGGTCTGACCGACATGACCGATGCCGGCCTGTTGGCAAGGCACCTTCTCTGGGCCACGCAGACCCCGGCGGCGTTCAACCAGGCCTTCAACGTGGTCAACGGCGATGTGTTCCGCTGGCGCTGGATGTGGGAGAGGATCGCGGCGTGGTTCGATCTCGAGCCTGCCCCGTTCACTGGCGAGGTGCGGCCGCTGGAGCAGCAAATGGTCAACGATGCAGCTGCATGGTCGGCACTGGCTGCCGAGCACGGTCTGGTCGAGCCTGACATCCACCGACTGATTTCGCCCTGGCATACCGATGCCGACCTGGGGCGCCCGCTGGAGGTGATCACCGACATGTCCAAGAGTCGCCGGCTGGGATTCCTGGACTACCAGCCGAGCGACGATGCGTTCTTCGCGCTGTTCGCGCAGCTGCGCGCACGGCGGTTGATCCCCTGA
- a CDS encoding acetamidase/formamidase family protein translates to MSWKVSSLLLAALPLNARAAEQWIVATDLWGNTNYQTLQLDVQGTRLTGTLDGDRVSGTLRDRDVRFTATGNDGQVYHFSGRIDAARMQGQSDQPDTNNRAVRAQHAFSAWRVPARTGTAAQRHVFTPVDYSNTFSADRAPVLVIHPGDSVRTKTLDSGGVDEHGVTRALFGNPQVGPFFVVGAEPGDTLAITLTSLKLNRDYADSLDGVVGRLKTPRIAAETTGLGKPVRWELDRVRGMARPKDASGALKQFEVPVKPMLGGLAVAPGFGYPPFSTGDTADFGGNMDFNAVVEGNTVYLPVQQPGALLYLGDGHALQGDGETTQWALETSLDVEVQVGLVKRQSIATPRVESPTQIMTLGQGGSSDDALRVATSGMLQWLRQGYGLSLSEASQVLGVAVQYHVANLAGRSVGVAAKLDKAVLRTLPAPGPAANAPARDR, encoded by the coding sequence ATGTCCTGGAAAGTGTCTTCGTTGCTGCTCGCCGCGCTGCCGCTCAATGCACGTGCGGCCGAACAATGGATCGTGGCGACCGATCTGTGGGGCAACACGAATTACCAGACGCTGCAGCTGGACGTACAGGGAACCCGGCTCACCGGCACCCTCGACGGCGACCGCGTCAGCGGCACGCTGCGCGACCGCGACGTACGCTTCACCGCCACCGGCAACGACGGTCAGGTCTACCACTTCAGCGGCCGAATCGACGCTGCACGCATGCAGGGCCAGAGCGACCAGCCGGACACCAACAACCGCGCCGTGCGTGCGCAGCATGCATTCAGTGCCTGGCGGGTGCCCGCACGCACCGGCACGGCCGCGCAACGGCACGTGTTCACCCCGGTCGACTACTCCAACACCTTCAGCGCCGACCGTGCCCCGGTGCTGGTCATCCACCCCGGTGATTCGGTGCGGACCAAGACCCTCGACTCCGGCGGCGTGGACGAGCACGGCGTCACCCGCGCCCTGTTCGGCAACCCGCAGGTGGGGCCGTTCTTCGTGGTCGGCGCCGAGCCCGGCGACACCCTGGCCATCACCCTCACCTCGCTCAAACTCAACCGCGACTACGCCGACAGCCTGGACGGCGTGGTCGGCCGTCTGAAGACGCCACGGATAGCCGCCGAAACCACCGGGCTGGGCAAGCCGGTGCGCTGGGAACTGGACCGGGTGCGCGGCATGGCGCGGCCGAAGGACGCCAGCGGCGCCCTCAAACAGTTCGAAGTGCCGGTGAAGCCGATGCTGGGCGGGCTGGCGGTGGCGCCGGGCTTCGGCTACCCGCCGTTCTCCACCGGCGACACCGCCGACTTCGGCGGCAACATGGATTTCAACGCGGTGGTCGAAGGCAACACCGTGTACCTGCCCGTGCAGCAACCCGGCGCGCTGCTGTATCTCGGCGATGGCCACGCCCTGCAGGGCGACGGGGAAACCACCCAGTGGGCGCTGGAAACCTCGCTCGACGTCGAGGTGCAGGTGGGGCTGGTGAAGCGGCAGTCGATCGCCACGCCCCGGGTCGAGTCGCCGACACAGATCATGACCCTCGGCCAGGGCGGCTCCAGCGACGACGCGCTGCGCGTGGCCACCTCCGGCATGCTGCAGTGGCTGCGCCAGGGCTACGGGCTAAGCCTGTCCGAAGCGAGCCAGGTGCTGGGCGTGGCGGTGCAGTACCACGTGGCCAACCTGGCCGGCCGCAGCGTGGGCGTGGCGGCGAAACTGGACAAGGCCGTCTTGCGCACCCTGCCAGCGCCGGGACCGGCCGCGAACGCGCCAGCGCGCGACCGATGA
- a CDS encoding MDR family oxidoreductase encodes MTFKALLATRSGDTISTAQAVLSDTDLMPGEVTVAVEYSTVNYKDALAVSGRSPVIRTFPLIPGIDLAGVVERSTHAGIAPGDRVLVNGYGLSQTHHGGFAQRARVPGEWLVKVPDAFSTRDAMAIGTAGYTAMLSVLALEHGGLTPAHGDILVTGANGGAGSIAIALLSGLGYRVVASTGRLEEADYLMELGAAEVLDRHTLSEPGAPIAKERWAGAIDSVGSHTLANVLAQTRYRGVVAAFGLAQGADLPGSVLPFILRNVTLAGIDSVNAPLPVRQQAWGRLARDLDLGKLARTTRVVSLAEVPAIAAQVLQGKVQGRTVVDVNA; translated from the coding sequence ATGACGTTCAAGGCACTACTGGCAACCAGAAGCGGCGACACGATCTCCACCGCGCAGGCCGTTCTGTCCGATACCGATCTGATGCCCGGCGAGGTGACCGTTGCCGTGGAATACTCGACGGTGAACTACAAGGATGCACTGGCCGTGTCGGGCCGCTCGCCGGTGATCCGGACCTTCCCGCTGATCCCCGGCATCGACCTGGCGGGCGTCGTGGAGCGCTCGACCCACGCCGGCATCGCGCCCGGCGACCGCGTGCTGGTGAACGGCTACGGCCTGAGCCAGACCCACCATGGTGGCTTCGCGCAGCGGGCGCGCGTGCCCGGCGAGTGGCTGGTGAAGGTGCCCGACGCCTTCAGCACCCGCGACGCGATGGCGATCGGTACGGCCGGGTACACCGCGATGCTGTCCGTGCTTGCACTGGAACACGGCGGTCTCACGCCGGCCCACGGCGACATCCTGGTCACCGGTGCCAATGGCGGCGCCGGCTCCATCGCGATCGCGCTGCTGTCCGGGCTGGGGTACCGCGTGGTCGCCTCGACCGGTCGGCTGGAGGAAGCCGACTACCTCATGGAACTGGGCGCGGCCGAGGTGCTCGACCGGCATACGTTGTCCGAGCCGGGCGCACCGATCGCCAAGGAGCGCTGGGCCGGCGCGATCGATTCGGTGGGCAGCCACACGCTTGCCAATGTGTTGGCGCAGACGCGCTATCGCGGGGTGGTCGCGGCCTTCGGCCTGGCCCAGGGCGCGGACCTGCCGGGTTCGGTGCTGCCCTTCATCCTGCGCAATGTCACCCTGGCCGGCATCGATTCGGTCAACGCACCGTTGCCGGTCCGCCAGCAGGCTTGGGGCCGCCTGGCCCGCGACCTGGACCTGGGCAAGCTCGCCCGCACCACGCGCGTGGTCAGCCTAGCCGAGGTGCCGGCCATCGCCGCGCAGGTACTGCAGGGGAAGGTGCAGGGCCGCACCGTGGTCGACGTCAACGCGTAA